The Thermoanaerobaculia bacterium genomic interval GGGCGCGGAAGATCTTCGTGGTGAATTCCAATTGCGCGCGCCAGTCGGCGATGATCTCGCGACCGAAGAATCGGCGCGCCCAGGCGTTCATTTCGCCGGCGACCTGGCCCGCCACCTCCAGGAAGCGTGGGTCCGCGGCGATCGCCAGTTTGAGGTTGCGCTGGTTGTCGAGCGCCATCGTGGCGACCTGGCCGAGGGCGTCCTCGCCGTCGAACATCCAGCCGTCGGCGCCGGAGAGCAGAGCGTACGCGACGTTTCTCAGCCCACTCGCCGCCCCCTCGTTCCTTTCGGAGGCTTGAGGCCGGGTGGCAGGGCCCGTCCCCTGGATCCACTGACGCACGAGGTCGGGCGGGATCTCGGGACCGGTGAACTTGCCGTCGCGGGCGTCCTGGACACGAAGTCCGGTACCTGGAATCACGCTCTCGGGATCGAGAAAATCGATCGGCCGGCGATCGGCCGCCCGCATCGCGCGACGTCGGATCCGTTCCGCCATGAGGGAGAGGCGCTCACGGTTCCACGGCGCGAGTGCCTCGACGGCGGAAACGGCCTCTTCGGTCCAGATCTCGGGATAGTCCTGTCGGACCTCCGCCCTCCATTCCAGCCTCGGCATCCAGTCTCCCTTCCGTGGAATTCTCCCACTTTTTTGCCGCAGTGCGGCACCCCCTCATCGGGTGGGACGGCCAGATCCTGCCGGCGGCGGCCCGGCGAGCGCGAGCAGGTGCGCCGCACTGGCCAACGTCGCCGCCAGGAGGAGGAGCGATCCCAGCCGGATGATCTCGTGGCGGCCGATGAAGGCCCCGCCAGCGAGCAGGGGCACGCCCAGGCCCCAGCCCGCAAGGACGACGCGCAACCAGGGCAGGGAGGCCCGAAAGTCGAGCGCCGCCGGGGGCGGCTGGGCCGAAGCCGAGGATCGCGGGCTTGCCCCGCCGTGCCGGCGGATCCAGGCGTAGGCCGGGGCCAGGAGTCCGGCGACGCCGAATACCATCTGCGCCAGGAAACCGAGCAGGACGAGGATGCCGTAGGGCACGATCGCGCGGCGCAGTGCCAGGTCCTCCGGAAACCAGGCAAGGAGGACCCCCAGTGCCGTCGCCCCGGCGAGCGCCGCGAGGGCCAGGACCGCATGCACCGGGGTGGGATCGAAGCCCCTCCGGAAGGTCGCAGGGCGCACGCGCCGCCGGGCCAGGGCCGCGCCGTGGGCGAGGAAGGCGACGACGGCGAGCGCCGCCACCACGGCGAACCACGGCACCAGCGACGGAGTCAGGAGGATGGAGGCTCCCAACCCCAGCGCACCGGCGGCGTGCAGCGCTGCGATCCAGTAGAGGTCACGACCGGCGCCGGGGCGGGCCGCGAAGAGCATCGGCAGCATCCGCGAACCGAATCCGAAGAGAGTGCCGGTGAGCCAGCCGAAAGCGGCGAGATGGGCGTGGGCGGCGAGGATCGCCGAACGCTCGAGAGCCGGCGGCAGGCCGAAGATTCGCGCCCAGGCGAAAGAGACTCCGAGGCCTCCGGCGAGCAGGAAGAAGCCGGCGGCACTCCCGATCAGAACTCGCGTGCCCAGCGGGACACGGCAGGCCGGGAGACCGAGCGCCAGCCGGCCGAGAATCCAAACGCCGCCCAGGAAGGCGGCTGTGCCGCCGACCGCGGCGTGCCATGGACCGGCGGCGGCGAGGCCGTGGGCCATCGCCATCGTCCCCGCAGCGTGCAGGACGAAGGCGGCCAGGTCGAGCCGGCGCTCGGCGAGCGGCAGCCGGAGGACCGAAGGGGCGAAGGCGTAGATCGCCCCGTAGACCGCCGAGGCAAGGAACCCGAGCGTCAGCAGATGGACGTAGCCGACGAACCGCGAGGAGCTCGGGAAGGTGGTGAGGTCCTCGGGCGCGACCAGGGCCCGGCCCAGCGCCACGACGAGCGCGGCATGGGCGAAAGCGGCGTAGAGCGCAGGGAGCGACTGGCCGGGGCGGCCGGGCCGGGCACCGGCTGTGGAGACCGGTTCTGCGGAGCGCTCAGGAGAGGGCAACGAGCTCGAGCGCCGCCGGGTCGAGGATCTGGAAGCCTTCCCGGTCGGTGCGCACGAGGCCTTCCTTGCCCCAGCGGCTCATCACCCGGATGGCGGTCTCGATCGTCGTCGCGCAGAGGTCGGCCAACTCTTGGCGCGTCAGCCGCACGGGGACGAAAACGCCCTCGTCGTTGCGGACACCCTGCTCGTCGGCGAGCTTGCACAGCAGGCGCGCCATGCGCGCTTCCACTCTCCCACCCGAAAGCTCCGCCATACGCTTGGTCAGCTCGACGAGGCGCAGCGTCAGACCGGAGAGCAGACCGCGAACCAGCGACGGATGCGCCTCGAGCAGCGCAAAGAAGGCGTCGCGGCGGGTCACCAGGCAGACGGTGTCGACGGTCGCCGTGGCCGAGGCCGGATAGGCGAAGCCCTCGAAGGCAGCGACGGCACCGATCGGGTCGCCGGGCCCGGGCATGTCGAGGATCACCTCGCGGCCGGCCGGGGTCAGCTTCGCGACCTTCACGCGGCCGGAGGCGACGACGTGCACCGACCGGGCGGCATCGCCCTCGCGGAAGATGAGACTGGCGCGCGGGAAGCTCTCGAGCGTCGAAACCGCCGCCAGCTTGACCCGGTCGTCGGCCTGCAGGCGCCGGTAGAGCGGGAGCTGGGCAATCGCCTGCTCAACCTGGGAACTCATGGAGGGATCGTAACCGATCCCCGCCGTCCCGCATTCGCCGACTCCCCTATGACGCCGGTCATGCGCCCCGTTCTCCGTCGCTGCTACCTTGGCGTCGAGCAGCGAGCAGGGCCCCCGCGACGGGGGCGGAAAGGACTCTCCCCTTGAGCACATTCGACCTGTCCACCCCCGTCGGCGAGATCGTTGCCCGCTATCCCTCCACCAGCCGCATCTTCGATCGCGCCGGCGTCGACTTCTGCTGCAGCGGCAAGCGACCGCTCGGCGAGGCCTGCCAGGCAAAGGGCCTGCCGGCCGATCGCCTGCTGGCCGAGCTCGAAGAGGAGCTCGCGGCGGTTTCCGCAGAGCCCGATGCCTCGTTGGCCGACGCGCCCCTGCCGGCGCTCACCCGCTACATCGTCGAGCGCTTCCACGTGCCGCTGCGCGAAGAGCTGCCGCGCCTCGGCCGGATGGCCGAGCGGGTGCTCGAGGCCCACGGCCGCGCTCATCCGGAGGTCGTGCCCGAGCTCGTCCGCATCTTTCGCGCGTTCCGCCCCGAGCTCGAAGAGCACATGGGGAAGGAGGAGGCGGAGCTCTTTCCCGCGATCGAGGCTCTGGAGGCACCCGCCGCCAGCGCCGGCGCGCGGCCCTCGCCGATCGCTGAGCAGGTCACCGCCCTCGAGGGCGATCACGACGGAGCGGGAGCGGCGCTCGTCCGGCTGCGCGAGCTGACCGGCGGCTACGTTCCGCCGGCCGGCGCGTGCAACACTTTCCGGGCGCTCTACGATGGCCTCGCCCATCTCGAGACCGAGATGCACCTGCACGTCCATCTCGAGAACAGCGTGCTCTTCCCGCGCGCCGTCGCCCGCGCGCGCGAGCTCGGCGTCCGGGAGTTGCTCGAATCGCCGCGCCCGGGTCTCTAGGGCCGCTCCGCGCCGCTCGCCTCGATCGCTCGGAGCCGGGCCTCGAGCGTCTCGATGGTGCGCTGCTGCTGCTTGACGACTCCGGTGAGCACCGCCACCACGTCCATCGCCGAGAGGCCGCGGTGGTCTTCGGTCGCGACCAGATCCGGCACGTCCTCGGCGATGAAGCCGACCTGCTGGTCTTCCGGATTCGACCGGTAGGCGAACGTCACCGGCTGGAGACCGTCCAACGCCTCGCGCGCCACTTCCGGAGAAAGGTCGACGATCCCGGTCTTGAGCTCGCGGCTGGAGGCGTTCGTCCAGTTTCCGCCGATGAGCTTCGCGCCGGAAGCGTGGTCGATGTTCTGGGTCGGATTCGCCACACCGCCGATGCCGAGCCGGTTGTTGCGCAGGACGAGGAGGTCCTGCGGATTCGCCGGAAAGATCTTGAACGGCGCGGGTCCGGCGACGTTGTCGGTGACCAGGAGGGCGCCGCTCACCGGGTTGTTGCGCACCGCCCAGGTCGCGTCGACCGTGCCACCGGCGCTCACGATCTCGAGGCCGATCTGGGTGTTGCCTGCATTCGCGGTCTTCTTGAGCCGGATATTGTCGCCGTTGACATGGAGCTTCGCCTCGGGCGACGCGGTGCCGATGCCGACTTCGCCGTCGGCGGCGATGTCGATCGAGCTCGTCGGCGCGCCCGGGCGGATGCGAAACGGCAGCCGGGAGCCTCCGGTGACGTCGCGGACGAAGAAGTTCGCCTCGTTGCCGGCGATGTCCCAGGTCTGGGGGGTGAAGCCGCCGGCGCCGGTCTGTTCGAGACGCGCCCCCGGCGTGTTGCTCGTGGAGATATGGAGGTCCAGCACCGGCGTCGCGGTGCGCAGGCCGATGCGCCCGGCGTCGTCGATGTAGAGGGAGTTGGTGGCGGCGCTGCCTTCGATCGTGAACGGCACCCGGGCGGCGGTGATGTCTTCGATCGAGAACTTGTTCAGGCCCCCGGACGCTGAGTCGTTGGCGGTCAACTGCCAGTCGGTCGCGGGAAAGTTCCCGACCGAGGTGTCGTCGAACTTGATCCGCAGGTTGTTCTCCTTCAGCCGGATGGTGTCGAAGCCGAAGCTCTCGTTGTTGACGCAGTCGAGCCCGGTGCAGAGGCTCCCCTGGACGATCAGATCATCGGGAATCACCTGGTCCAGAGTGGAGAGGACGGGTCCGCCCGCAGCAGCCGTGGGCGAACCCTCCGGACTGCGCGGCCCGCGGACGTCGCCACGGCTCGGCTCGCTCGCGGCGCCCGCGATGGCCGCGCCGTCGACGATCGCGAAGCCGCCGCTCACCACCCAGCCCGACTCGCCCGCCGGCCGAACTGCCATCGCCCCGGCGACCGCTTCCGCCTCGGAGCGGCTGCGCCCGTGGGTGGCGATCGCGCGCAGCTGCCAGGTGTAGCTGCCGTCGGCTAGCGCCGAGCCGTCGCCGCGCAGGAGCGCCAGGGTCGGCAGGCTGCCGGCCGAAAAGAGGTGTCTCGCGACCTCCCCCGTCGGGCCGGAGACCGTGAGCTCGACGGCCGTTGCCGGACCTTCCAGGGGAAAGTCGATGCTCCCGCCGCGCACGACCGGCAGGACCGACGCGGGCGCGCCATCCGCGGCGCCCATGGCGGGCAGCGCCAGGGTCAGGAAGGCGAGCCAGATGACAGTCGGGGAGGAGAAGACGGGTCGAAAGTTCGAGTGGGCCATGGAGGCCTCCTTCTGGGTTGGGAAGTCAACCTACCATGAGGCGGGGCGTTCGCCGACACACCCCCTCCGTGGGGTGGGGATACGGGGGTCGCCGAGGCGGGAGCAGGTGACGTCACCCCGCCGTCGCGCTATCTTTCCCCTTCAGCCACACCCGCCGCACCGATTTCCGGCAGAATCCGTCGTTCCATGCACCTTGTCCGTCCAAGAGACCGCTCGCCCAGCCCTGGAGCCCCGAGATGAAACTCTCCGCCCGCGCCGCACTTCTCTTCTGCATCGGCACACTGGCCCTCTCGAGCGCCGAGGCCCAGGTCTCGCTCACCACGCTCGGGAGTCCCTACACCCAGAACTTCGACACGCTGGCAACC includes:
- a CDS encoding Crp/Fnr family transcriptional regulator, coding for MSSQVEQAIAQLPLYRRLQADDRVKLAAVSTLESFPRASLIFREGDAARSVHVVASGRVKVAKLTPAGREVILDMPGPGDPIGAVAAFEGFAYPASATATVDTVCLVTRRDAFFALLEAHPSLVRGLLSGLTLRLVELTKRMAELSGGRVEARMARLLCKLADEQGVRNDEGVFVPVRLTRQELADLCATTIETAIRVMSRWGKEGLVRTDREGFQILDPAALELVALS
- the ric gene encoding iron-sulfur cluster repair di-iron protein, which encodes MSTFDLSTPVGEIVARYPSTSRIFDRAGVDFCCSGKRPLGEACQAKGLPADRLLAELEEELAAVSAEPDASLADAPLPALTRYIVERFHVPLREELPRLGRMAERVLEAHGRAHPEVVPELVRIFRAFRPELEEHMGKEEAELFPAIEALEAPAASAGARPSPIAEQVTALEGDHDGAGAALVRLRELTGGYVPPAGACNTFRALYDGLAHLETEMHLHVHLENSVLFPRAVARARELGVRELLESPRPGL
- a CDS encoding tail fiber domain-containing protein, with product MAHSNFRPVFSSPTVIWLAFLTLALPAMGAADGAPASVLPVVRGGSIDFPLEGPATAVELTVSGPTGEVARHLFSAGSLPTLALLRGDGSALADGSYTWQLRAIATHGRSRSEAEAVAGAMAVRPAGESGWVVSGGFAIVDGAAIAGAASEPSRGDVRGPRSPEGSPTAAAGGPVLSTLDQVIPDDLIVQGSLCTGLDCVNNESFGFDTIRLKENNLRIKFDDTSVGNFPATDWQLTANDSASGGLNKFSIEDITAARVPFTIEGSAATNSLYIDDAGRIGLRTATPVLDLHISTSNTPGARLEQTGAGGFTPQTWDIAGNEANFFVRDVTGGSRLPFRIRPGAPTSSIDIAADGEVGIGTASPEAKLHVNGDNIRLKKTANAGNTQIGLEIVSAGGTVDATWAVRNNPVSGALLVTDNVAGPAPFKIFPANPQDLLVLRNNRLGIGGVANPTQNIDHASGAKLIGGNWTNASSRELKTGIVDLSPEVAREALDGLQPVTFAYRSNPEDQQVGFIAEDVPDLVATEDHRGLSAMDVVAVLTGVVKQQQRTIETLEARLRAIEASGAERP